Within Deferrivibrio essentukiensis, the genomic segment CCAGCACCTATTTTACCGATTGAGCCGGCAATAATAACGGTATGCCCGTAACTCCCTTTATGTGAGTCAGGTTTTCTTGGTAAAATTCTTGGGACTGTCTCTTTGTTCAGTAAAAAATTATCCGGCTTTGTGAAAGCAACAGAGCTGTCAGGAATTGATATATTTTTAACGATTACTTCTCCACAATATGACTTTGCGGGATACATCACATGTGGCAACTTGGGTCTACAAAAAGTAATTGTTTTAAATGTATTTATATTTGTACCCAAAATTTCAGAAGAGCTACCACTAAGTCCACTCGGAATATCTATGGAATAAATACGTCTATTTGAAGAATTAATTTTTTGTATAAGGGTTTCAATTTCACCTTCCACCCGTCTATTAAGTCCCGTTCCAAAAATAGCATCGATAATTGCATCATATTCTAAAAATTCCAAACTTAAGAAATCATCTTGATAAATCCTCACCGGCAACTTTAAAAGTATTTCGTAGTTTGTTTTTGCATCCCCTTTTAAATTATCAGAATTTAATGCAACAACATCTACAAAATATCCTCGGTTTACAAGCTGCCTTGCCACTGCATAGCCGTCCCCGCCATTGTTTCCCGAACCACACACCACACATATTTTCAAAGAACTATCCAGGTCTTTGGCAATCTCTTCTGCCACTGCAATAGCCGCATTTTCCATAAGCACAATGGAAGGAATCTTTAACACCTCTATGGCGTGTTTATCAGCAGCTTCCATCTGTTTGGATAAAAGTATTTCCACCTATCTCTCCATTTCTGCCATAAGATTAAGTTTATCGGCCAGCTCATTGGGTGTTACGGTCGCAGTCCCCATTTTGCCTACAACAATAGAGCCTGCAAGATTTGACAGCTTCATAGCATCTATATAGTTTGCACCGGCAGCAATAGCAGCCGTAAATACTGATATAACCGTATCCCCTGCCCCGGTAACATCAAACACCTCTTTCGCCAGTGCAGGGACTTTTACCACATTGCCAACACTATCAAAAAAAGCCATCCCTTTGCTCCCTCTCGTAATTAAAAGGGTTTCGGGGTTAAGCCTATTCATAATTTTCTTTGCAGCCTTAAGCAAAGTAACGTTATCTTTTATATTTACCCCTGAGCCTTCCGAAGCCTCTTTAGTATTAGGAGTGATACATGTCACCCCTTTATAAAATTTGAAATTTTCAATCTTCGGGTCAACGGTCAACGGAATTTTATTCTCATTTGCAAGTTTACTCACCATCTCAATCAATTTCTTGGTAACCACCCCTTTTCCGTAATCAGAGATAATAATTGCTTTAAATTCTTTGATTCTGTTTTTTAAAAAACTTTCAATCTCTTTTATATGTTTACCCGAAAGCTTTTTATTATCTTCTACATCATATCTGACAACCTGCTGATTTGACGCAATGACTCTCGTCTTAATACTTGTACGCCTGCCGTCATTAAGAAAAAAAGCATTTATCTTTTGAGAAGATATAATATTTCTAAATTTTTTACCGGTTTCATCATCCCCCACAACACCGCACAATGTAACATCTACACCGAGAGACTTTAAGTTTGAAGATACATTGGCAGCTCCACCGGGGACATGAAGCATATTTGAGACCTTAACTACAGGCACAGGAGCTTCCGGAGATATTCTCTCAACATCACCATAGAGAAAAACATCCAGCATCAAATCGCCAATTACAAGTATTTTGAGATTTTTAAAACTTTCAATGATTTTAATATAATTGTCCATGCTAATACTCAAGGCTGTTTTCTACCTCTTTTGCTTCGTCGATAAGCATAACCGGGATATCTTCCTTTATCTCATAAAGCAACTTGCATGAATCACAGACAATATATTTCTCGTCTTTTGAAAGCCTGACATCCCCTTTACACTTTGGGCAAGCCAAAATATCAAGCAACTCTTTATTTACAGACATAATACACCCCTTTTGATTAATGAGCCTAAAATATATATTTTTTTATTATAAGTCAAATGTATACTTGAAGTTTGATACATACGATTTTCAGCTTGACTTTTTGTGCACGTTTTTTGTATGTAAGTGCTTACTTACACTATGGAGGTATATTTGAGTACAAAGGAAAAAATAATCGATGCGGCATTTGGTCTTTTTTCACAAAAAGGCTACCTCGGCACAACAACAAAAGAGATTGCCCTTCACGCAGGTGTCTCTGAAGTCACACTTTTCAGGCATTTTGTTTCAAAGGAGAGCATTT encodes:
- a CDS encoding Trm112 family protein — translated: MSVNKELLDILACPKCKGDVRLSKDEKYIVCDSCKLLYEIKEDIPVMLIDEAKEVENSLEY
- the rfaE1 gene encoding D-glycero-beta-D-manno-heptose-7-phosphate kinase; the encoded protein is MDNYIKIIESFKNLKILVIGDLMLDVFLYGDVERISPEAPVPVVKVSNMLHVPGGAANVSSNLKSLGVDVTLCGVVGDDETGKKFRNIISSQKINAFFLNDGRRTSIKTRVIASNQQVVRYDVEDNKKLSGKHIKEIESFLKNRIKEFKAIIISDYGKGVVTKKLIEMVSKLANENKIPLTVDPKIENFKFYKGVTCITPNTKEASEGSGVNIKDNVTLLKAAKKIMNRLNPETLLITRGSKGMAFFDSVGNVVKVPALAKEVFDVTGAGDTVISVFTAAIAAGANYIDAMKLSNLAGSIVVGKMGTATVTPNELADKLNLMAEMER
- a CDS encoding NAD(P)H-hydrate dehydratase, with product MEILLSKQMEAADKHAIEVLKIPSIVLMENAAIAVAEEIAKDLDSSLKICVVCGSGNNGGDGYAVARQLVNRGYFVDVVALNSDNLKGDAKTNYEILLKLPVRIYQDDFLSLEFLEYDAIIDAIFGTGLNRRVEGEIETLIQKINSSNRRIYSIDIPSGLSGSSSEILGTNINTFKTITFCRPKLPHVMYPAKSYCGEVIVKNISIPDSSVAFTKPDNFLLNKETVPRILPRKPDSHKGSYGHTVIIAGSIGKIGAGILSAKACINSGSGLTTVVTPKNFINAFHGHLPEAMCFNTVSEDFLTLKDLDAVIDFTADKSCLAIGPGLGTRTETAKFIENIIKKTKNKLVIDADGINLIKPEWFEYLAFRTVLTPHIGEFCRLIGFTKEDLIKDRLNICKDFAIRHSVCLVLKSADTIITTPDGKSYIFNEGSAALAKGGSGDVLTGLIASFISQGYSVEDACKIGVYIHGKTGKYIETKYNCMFPKASDLCDNLWVAMNELL